A window of Eubacteriaceae bacterium ES3 contains these coding sequences:
- a CDS encoding glycyl-radical enzyme activating protein, with protein sequence MKNDIKGTVFNIQRYTVHDGPGIRTEFFLKGCTLRCDWCGNPESYVKKKQIAVYKNQCIGVSKCGDCIKACPKKNENVFTIEDDKIVKIDKSICDDCLLCYDECPSDALKIWGDEMTVDQAMEVILRDKEYYKKNSGGVTISGGEALMQPDFVREVFKRCQEEGIHTCVETALHVKPEILDDVMPYTDMVITDIKHMDSETHKKFIGPGNEQVLDNIRKLVTFGKPIILRIPVIPGFNDNLEDIKKIGDFVVNEMDNKVVQLQMLRFRPLGQEKYEGLGMPYKMEVTKEREDFEKEIRSYVETLKEMGIKACAGASNIIEF encoded by the coding sequence ATGAAAAACGATATTAAAGGTACAGTGTTTAACATTCAACGCTATACAGTGCACGACGGTCCAGGTATCAGAACGGAGTTCTTTTTAAAGGGATGCACCCTTCGCTGTGATTGGTGTGGTAATCCTGAAAGTTACGTCAAGAAAAAGCAAATAGCGGTTTACAAAAACCAGTGTATTGGTGTCAGTAAATGTGGCGATTGTATAAAGGCTTGCCCCAAAAAGAATGAAAACGTGTTCACGATCGAGGATGATAAAATCGTAAAGATTGATAAATCGATCTGTGACGATTGTCTGCTCTGCTACGATGAATGTCCGTCTGACGCTCTTAAAATTTGGGGCGATGAGATGACCGTTGATCAGGCAATGGAGGTTATCCTGCGGGATAAAGAGTATTACAAGAAGAATTCTGGTGGCGTCACTATTTCTGGTGGAGAAGCGCTGATGCAGCCCGATTTTGTCAGAGAAGTTTTTAAAAGATGTCAAGAAGAAGGCATTCATACCTGTGTTGAAACGGCCTTGCATGTCAAGCCGGAAATCCTGGATGATGTCATGCCATATACGGATATGGTGATTACAGATATAAAACACATGGACAGTGAAACCCATAAGAAATTTATTGGCCCCGGCAATGAACAGGTTTTAGACAACATCAGGAAGCTTGTCACCTTTGGTAAACCCATCATTTTAAGAATTCCTGTGATTCCCGGTTTTAACGACAACCTGGAAGATATTAAAAAAATTGGTGATTTTGTGGTTAATGAAATGGATAACAAGGTAGTTCAGCTGCAGATGCTGCGGTTCAGACCACTTGGCCAGGAGAAGTATGAAGGCTTAGGTATGCCATATAAAATGGAAGTTACCAAAGAAAGAGAAGACTTCGAAAAAGAAATTCGGTCTTATGTTGAAACACTTAAAGAGATGGGCATTAAAGCCTGTGCCGGTGCCAGCAACATAATTGAGTTCTAA
- a CDS encoding pyruvate formate lyase family protein produces MSHTTAIGTLPFDHPFKAGFSDDGFSGREEGFSTIPRTNRLRKAFLDGKFEINSERALLVTEAYKANESLPIALKRGKSLRHVLENISIYIYEDELVAGCHGAPNKYAAIFPEFSYNWVMDEMENFPFEERVFDNYEITEETKNDLRSIADYWKGRTIDERIVSNLSFDEAKGSNMGIGMYLLNLYQYGGIGHYVFNYKKLLEIGYGGLKQEILDRLAEIDHAAPDASEQRSTLQGFLETVEGAMTYIARHAEAYEEKAAKETDARLKEEYTQIAKNLRQVTAGPATNFWEAAQLVNISTMITYIESNGHSISYGRYDDYMYPYYKASLEKGEFTKEFMQEIVESHFIKMGVPSKLRDKMTAMANTGRGFGGESLTIGGVDRDGNDITNDLTFMCLDASAHTRMMVPWTCVRMSEKTPEELKVKTVSVIKAGFGHPKVFNDQACVPAQMKAGRTLEDAREYNVVGCVEPTIAGREFAWADAAYFNIARVLEVALNDGQCYHCGPHCPRHSICAGVGKKLGLSTGSLETFKNIDEVKASFEKQLEYFTTQMVAGISIMEHAHRELGATPYASVFFDNCIVTAKDMSAGGVEFNHTGPQGSGLATTADGLSAIDQIVFKQGKYTGKEMLDAVKANWEGHDKLYALVNSSKIKHYGNDDDYADEFGAYVFNAYCDNIENKKNTRGGTYKPGVYGVSANVAFGLISGASIDGRKIGEPISDNMGPVHTAVGSHDIEGPTAIANSVTKMDHSRAGNGTLLNWKFNHTNVSGQAGTNNLVNLIDTYFDKKGMHSQFNIMSTETMKKAQANPEDYKDMLVRVAGYSAYFVELSTPLQNDLISRTELSFE; encoded by the coding sequence ATGTCTCACACAACTGCAATCGGTACTTTACCATTCGATCACCCTTTTAAAGCAGGTTTTTCTGACGACGGTTTCTCAGGTCGAGAAGAAGGTTTTTCAACAATTCCCAGAACTAACAGATTAAGAAAGGCATTTTTGGACGGCAAGTTTGAAATTAATTCTGAAAGAGCTTTGCTGGTTACGGAAGCTTACAAAGCTAACGAGTCTTTACCAATCGCTTTAAAACGAGGTAAATCCTTAAGACATGTTTTGGAAAATATTTCCATTTATATTTACGAAGATGAACTTGTAGCTGGTTGTCATGGGGCACCAAATAAATATGCCGCTATTTTCCCAGAATTCTCATATAACTGGGTCATGGACGAAATGGAAAACTTCCCTTTCGAAGAACGCGTTTTCGACAACTATGAAATTACTGAAGAAACTAAAAATGACTTAAGATCCATCGCTGACTACTGGAAAGGCAGAACGATTGATGAACGAATCGTGTCTAACTTAAGCTTTGACGAAGCGAAAGGCTCTAATATGGGTATAGGTATGTATTTATTAAACCTTTACCAGTATGGTGGGATTGGTCACTATGTCTTTAACTACAAAAAATTGCTGGAAATTGGCTATGGTGGTTTAAAACAGGAGATTCTCGACCGATTGGCTGAAATTGACCATGCTGCGCCTGATGCTTCTGAACAACGCTCAACGCTGCAGGGTTTCCTGGAAACCGTGGAAGGAGCCATGACGTATATCGCCCGTCACGCCGAAGCTTATGAAGAAAAAGCTGCTAAAGAAACCGATGCGAGATTGAAAGAGGAGTATACACAGATCGCTAAAAACTTAAGACAGGTAACAGCCGGTCCAGCGACTAACTTCTGGGAAGCTGCACAGCTGGTAAATATTTCAACTATGATTACCTACATCGAATCAAACGGGCACTCTATTTCTTATGGCCGATATGACGATTATATGTATCCTTACTACAAAGCCTCTTTAGAAAAAGGTGAATTCACTAAGGAATTCATGCAGGAAATCGTAGAATCACACTTCATCAAAATGGGTGTTCCTTCAAAACTAAGAGACAAAATGACTGCAATGGCAAACACCGGTCGTGGTTTTGGTGGTGAATCTTTAACCATCGGTGGTGTTGACCGAGATGGCAATGACATTACCAATGATTTAACTTTCATGTGTTTGGATGCTTCTGCCCATACCCGAATGATGGTGCCATGGACTTGCGTCAGAATGAGTGAAAAGACTCCGGAAGAGTTAAAAGTTAAAACTGTTTCGGTAATTAAGGCTGGATTTGGTCATCCGAAAGTATTTAACGACCAGGCTTGTGTCCCTGCACAGATGAAAGCTGGCAGAACTCTGGAAGATGCCCGTGAATACAATGTAGTTGGTTGTGTTGAACCAACCATCGCTGGACGTGAGTTTGCCTGGGCGGATGCCGCATATTTCAATATCGCTCGTGTTTTAGAAGTTGCCCTGAATGATGGTCAGTGCTACCACTGTGGTCCACATTGTCCACGTCATTCGATTTGTGCTGGGGTTGGTAAAAAACTTGGTTTATCAACAGGCAGTTTAGAAACATTTAAAAATATTGACGAAGTTAAAGCTTCTTTCGAAAAGCAGCTGGAATACTTTACAACTCAGATGGTAGCCGGTATCAGTATCATGGAACACGCTCACCGAGAGCTGGGTGCTACACCTTACGCGTCTGTATTCTTTGATAACTGTATTGTAACCGCTAAAGATATGAGTGCTGGAGGGGTTGAATTTAATCACACTGGTCCACAGGGGTCAGGTTTGGCGACGACTGCAGATGGTCTGTCAGCAATCGACCAGATAGTATTTAAACAGGGTAAATACACTGGTAAAGAAATGCTGGATGCGGTTAAAGCCAACTGGGAAGGTCATGATAAACTTTACGCCTTGGTTAACAGCTCAAAAATCAAACACTACGGAAATGATGATGATTATGCTGACGAATTTGGCGCTTATGTTTTCAATGCCTACTGTGATAACATCGAAAACAAAAAGAATACCCGTGGTGGTACCTACAAACCAGGTGTTTACGGTGTATCTGCCAATGTTGCCTTCGGTTTAATTTCCGGCGCTTCTATTGACGGTCGAAAAATTGGGGAACCAATCTCTGACAATATGGGACCTGTTCATACTGCTGTAGGATCTCACGATATCGAAGGACCAACTGCGATTGCCAACTCTGTAACCAAAATGGATCACTCAAGAGCCGGTAACGGAACACTGCTTAACTGGAAATTCAACCATACCAATGTTTCGGGTCAAGCTGGAACTAATAACCTGGTTAACCTGATTGATACATATTTCGACAAAAAAGGTATGCACAGCCAGTTTAACATCATGAGTACAGAAACGATGAAAAAAGCTCAGGCTAATCCGGAAGACTACAAAGATATGCTGGTTCGAGTTGCTGGGTACAGCGCTTACTTTGTTGAGTTAAGCACACCGCTGCAAAATGACTTAATCAGCAGAACCGAACTTTCTTTCGAATAA
- a CDS encoding MoaD/ThiS family protein encodes MARVKYLGRLKQLTKGEQAVIDAGTIGGMLKVIRQQHGKEAYLMAKKSHLVVNGENAGLYGGFRMKLKDSDLVMIVPVCCGG; translated from the coding sequence ATGGCAAGAGTAAAATATTTAGGCCGGCTAAAACAGCTGACAAAAGGAGAGCAGGCAGTCATAGATGCCGGGACGATTGGCGGAATGTTAAAGGTCATCCGTCAACAACATGGAAAAGAAGCCTATCTGATGGCTAAAAAAAGCCACCTGGTGGTCAACGGTGAAAATGCCGGACTGTATGGCGGTTTTCGGATGAAGCTTAAAGACTCTGACCTGGTGATGATTGTACCGGTCTGTTGCGGTGGATAA
- a CDS encoding aldehyde ferredoxin oxidoreductase family protein yields the protein MNLPKYAIINLSDNSVTPYPISEKLFKECLGGKIMGAKLLTDLTPAKLDVFSPESMVIVNTGPLNGSGAPSSSRFNMTFKNVLTGGIASSNCGGQFGVMLKRSGFDGLIITGCAEEPVTIEVIDGQIAIKKTPELWGLDSEEVQEKFPKTYGKLVIGPAGENLVRYACAVSGERVAGRCGAGAVLGAKKIKAIVAYGTQKTEVANPQKFNDYVKKWVRFLKKHPMTGHALPSYGSGGLVNKANASHALPTRNFSNGVFEKAEDFCGETLTETLLTRNGGCVSCPIRCERRVMVRDKEVKGPEFETLGLFGSNIGNNNLEFINTVNYHADLLGMDTISLGGTLAFAMELQEKGIKDFGLSFGNTDNILEVIEKIANKEGIYAELAEGSKVLSEKYGGKEFAIHAKGLELAAYEPRRSTGMGLGYATSNRGGCHLNGGYLALMESVGVVGMDAQTPKGKPELTVMLQNGMEAASAAGFCLFTLQSMVPAFLFNSGPASGLNRFAGSALLGARGILGKLGKITPGGLPINSMFLFPHCKAIAYATGMKMTSGLFLHIGERGYNIERLYNLREGLTGADDSLPDRMTKTPQIAGREDTVVNLKAMLPVYYRVRGWDDNGVPTTKKRQQLGV from the coding sequence ATGAATCTGCCAAAGTATGCAATCATCAATTTAAGTGACAATAGCGTGACCCCATATCCGATCAGCGAAAAGCTTTTTAAAGAGTGTCTGGGTGGGAAAATTATGGGGGCAAAACTGTTAACCGATTTAACACCGGCTAAACTGGATGTTTTTTCACCTGAAAGTATGGTGATTGTCAATACCGGGCCTCTAAACGGTTCTGGAGCACCTTCGTCAAGCCGTTTTAATATGACCTTTAAAAATGTGCTGACAGGAGGGATTGCTTCCTCCAACTGCGGGGGCCAGTTCGGGGTCATGCTTAAGCGCTCGGGTTTTGATGGTCTGATTATCACTGGTTGCGCCGAGGAACCGGTTACCATTGAAGTGATTGATGGCCAAATTGCGATTAAAAAAACTCCAGAGCTTTGGGGACTGGATTCGGAAGAAGTTCAGGAAAAATTTCCTAAGACCTATGGTAAACTGGTTATTGGACCAGCTGGGGAAAATCTGGTCCGCTATGCCTGCGCAGTATCTGGTGAGCGTGTGGCCGGTCGTTGTGGGGCCGGGGCTGTATTGGGGGCCAAGAAGATTAAAGCGATTGTCGCTTACGGAACTCAAAAAACCGAAGTAGCCAACCCCCAGAAATTTAATGATTATGTCAAAAAATGGGTCAGATTTTTAAAGAAACATCCGATGACCGGTCATGCACTGCCCAGCTATGGCAGTGGTGGATTGGTCAACAAGGCAAATGCTTCGCACGCTTTACCAACCCGAAATTTTAGCAATGGGGTTTTTGAAAAGGCAGAAGATTTTTGTGGTGAAACCCTGACTGAAACTTTATTGACCCGCAATGGCGGTTGTGTCAGCTGTCCGATCCGGTGTGAACGGCGGGTTATGGTTCGTGATAAAGAAGTTAAAGGACCAGAATTTGAAACGTTAGGCTTATTTGGTTCGAATATTGGCAACAATAATCTGGAATTTATCAACACTGTTAATTATCATGCTGACCTCTTGGGTATGGATACGATCTCCCTGGGTGGGACACTGGCGTTTGCCATGGAGCTTCAGGAAAAAGGGATTAAAGATTTCGGTTTGTCTTTTGGGAACACTGATAATATTCTTGAAGTGATTGAAAAAATAGCGAATAAAGAAGGCATTTATGCTGAACTGGCTGAAGGCAGTAAAGTGCTGAGTGAAAAATACGGTGGTAAAGAATTTGCCATTCACGCCAAAGGCCTGGAACTGGCGGCATACGAACCACGGCGGTCTACTGGTATGGGTTTGGGTTACGCAACCTCTAACCGTGGCGGCTGTCATTTAAATGGCGGATACCTGGCCCTGATGGAGTCAGTGGGTGTTGTTGGAATGGATGCCCAGACACCTAAAGGTAAGCCGGAACTGACGGTGATGCTGCAAAATGGGATGGAAGCGGCATCGGCAGCAGGCTTCTGTCTGTTTACCCTTCAAAGTATGGTTCCTGCTTTTCTTTTCAATTCTGGTCCGGCCAGTGGCCTCAACCGATTTGCCGGATCTGCTTTACTGGGTGCTCGAGGAATCTTGGGAAAACTTGGGAAAATTACACCAGGCGGTCTGCCAATCAATTCAATGTTCTTGTTCCCCCATTGTAAAGCCATTGCCTATGCAACGGGAATGAAAATGACCAGTGGTTTATTCTTGCATATTGGCGAGCGGGGCTATAATATTGAAAGACTTTATAATCTGCGGGAAGGCTTGACCGGGGCAGATGACAGTTTACCGGATCGAATGACTAAAACGCCTCAGATTGCTGGAAGAGAAGACACGGTTGTTAATCTTAAAGCCATGTTGCCAGTCTATTATCGGGTTCGCGGATGGGATGACAATGGCGTTCCGACGACTAAAAAACGTCAACAGCTGGGGGTTTAA
- a CDS encoding diguanylate cyclase, producing MLKNLRIPAIEIDYYLNRMVCGVFLVEEKTGKIRYINKVGLSVLGYNKLDIIGKTCHEFICPIKKHECPCLDSGDELDNVEASLLTSQGDRIDVIKSVSHITIEGEPYLLASFVDITHQKNIARQTKLKGMTDPLTGLYNRRYLNEIVTELLTDSSSKNQHLCALMFDIDSFKRVNDTYGHLQGDQVLMLIGRILKDRFRSTDILIRWGGEEFLLLFSNMNLEQGERIAEELRKTIFDFHFINKERITCSFGVAEYFEAENYEHWLNRADYSLMRSKVDGKNRVTTWNGYLGLAEMLKELENNLRSAADNPITRAQQSMIDKGQSFLKSYAGSNGHSVDATAIRILFNEIETYLANESKLLKEINYPEIRLLESKNIHLIEKMNNFIFPLREKENDLNDMKFFIFGESVINHLRENSYKTKWFINKHFNSSTFLNHAPSAASYKSIKAILASLVESIDLYNHLLKNHHRNTTIIAYQLGIRYGLDSKRLGNLIMAASIHDIGALSVSEQERLLYIDAVDTEPHEILGAQMLSGFKPFNSIRKIIRHHHITMTDIDSERFALIDIPFECYLLHLADRIDVLYSTNKDVYDKNEMLSFLTNEVHQRFGTIFNPALVNAFDSLILSDQFWTNLEQTSYYDLLMSAVEDVVEATDEEDIEGLAKIFSQIVDEKSPWTYKHSKHVGLVAYKLGELAGLDEETCFRLKIAGYLHDIGKIAVPSKILNKPGKLTDEEMSVMRSHVEFSTKILSKVSGLNDIAKWASFHHEKYDGTGYPLNMNQHYFSKEMDVLAFADIFSALFEERPYRKAMNKYQIIETLGDFAPEQLNKEIYLLVIEHFDELSQPINDL from the coding sequence ATGCTTAAAAATTTACGTATACCTGCAATTGAAATAGATTACTATCTGAACCGTATGGTATGCGGCGTTTTTTTAGTAGAAGAAAAGACAGGGAAAATCCGCTATATCAACAAGGTCGGACTTTCAGTACTTGGCTATAACAAGCTTGATATAATCGGAAAAACCTGCCATGAGTTCATCTGTCCTATAAAAAAACACGAGTGCCCCTGTTTAGACTCCGGCGATGAACTCGATAATGTAGAAGCCTCCCTATTAACATCACAGGGTGATCGGATTGATGTCATTAAAAGCGTTTCTCATATAACTATAGAAGGCGAGCCTTATCTGCTGGCAAGTTTTGTTGACATTACCCATCAAAAGAATATTGCCCGGCAGACAAAACTAAAAGGGATGACGGACCCTCTGACCGGCTTGTACAACAGGCGCTATTTAAATGAAATCGTCACCGAATTGCTAACTGATTCCAGCAGCAAAAATCAGCATTTGTGTGCACTTATGTTTGATATAGATTCCTTCAAACGTGTCAATGATACTTATGGCCATTTGCAGGGAGATCAGGTCCTGATGTTAATCGGCCGAATTCTAAAAGACCGCTTCCGATCCACAGATATTCTGATCAGGTGGGGCGGTGAAGAATTTTTGCTGCTTTTTTCCAATATGAATTTGGAGCAGGGCGAAAGAATAGCCGAAGAATTGAGAAAAACTATCTTTGATTTTCATTTTATCAACAAGGAAAGAATTACCTGCAGCTTTGGAGTAGCCGAGTATTTTGAGGCTGAAAATTATGAACATTGGCTAAATCGGGCAGATTACAGTTTGATGCGTTCCAAAGTTGATGGAAAGAACCGGGTGACAACATGGAATGGCTATTTAGGCTTAGCTGAAATGTTAAAAGAATTGGAGAACAATCTTCGTTCTGCCGCAGATAATCCTATTACCAGAGCGCAGCAAAGCATGATCGACAAGGGGCAATCATTCCTTAAATCATATGCCGGTTCGAATGGTCATTCGGTCGACGCAACAGCAATCCGTATATTATTTAATGAAATAGAAACCTATTTAGCGAATGAGTCGAAACTATTAAAGGAAATAAATTACCCTGAAATCAGATTACTCGAGTCAAAGAATATTCATTTGATTGAGAAAATGAATAACTTCATTTTCCCATTAAGAGAAAAAGAAAATGACCTCAATGATATGAAGTTTTTTATTTTTGGCGAGTCTGTCATTAATCATTTGCGCGAAAACAGCTATAAAACTAAATGGTTTATAAATAAGCATTTTAATAGCAGTACCTTTTTGAACCATGCGCCATCTGCCGCGAGCTACAAATCCATAAAGGCAATATTAGCTTCATTGGTTGAATCAATCGACCTTTATAATCACCTGCTTAAAAACCACCATCGGAACACTACCATCATCGCCTATCAACTGGGCATCAGATACGGCCTTGATTCAAAAAGGTTAGGCAATCTGATTATGGCAGCCTCAATTCATGACATCGGCGCTTTGTCAGTTTCAGAACAGGAAAGACTCCTGTACATTGACGCTGTGGATACTGAGCCTCATGAAATACTTGGCGCGCAAATGCTCAGTGGTTTTAAACCCTTTAACAGCATTCGAAAAATTATTCGCCATCATCATATCACAATGACAGATATCGATTCAGAACGCTTCGCTTTAATAGACATCCCCTTTGAATGTTACCTCTTACATTTGGCCGACCGAATAGATGTCCTGTATAGCACCAACAAGGATGTGTATGACAAGAACGAAATGTTGAGTTTTCTGACAAACGAGGTTCATCAGCGATTTGGCACAATCTTCAATCCAGCCCTGGTTAATGCCTTTGACAGCCTTATACTATCCGATCAGTTTTGGACTAACCTTGAACAGACCTCTTACTATGATCTCTTAATGTCAGCTGTTGAAGATGTTGTCGAAGCAACAGACGAAGAAGACATTGAGGGCTTAGCCAAAATATTTTCTCAGATTGTTGATGAAAAAAGTCCTTGGACCTATAAGCATTCAAAGCACGTCGGCCTTGTGGCATATAAACTGGGCGAACTGGCCGGGCTGGATGAAGAAACCTGTTTTCGGCTGAAGATCGCTGGTTATTTACATGATATTGGGAAAATTGCCGTCCCCAGCAAAATTTTAAACAAACCTGGCAAGCTCACCGATGAAGAAATGAGTGTCATGAGATCCCATGTCGAATTCAGCACAAAAATTTTATCAAAGGTTAGCGGCTTGAATGATATCGCCAAGTGGGCATCTTTCCACCATGAAAAGTATGATGGCACAGGCTATCCGCTGAATATGAACCAGCATTATTTTTCTAAAGAAATGGATGTTCTCGCTTTTGCCGATATATTTTCTGCCCTCTTTGAAGAGCGGCCATACCGAAAAGCCATGAACAAGTACCAGATCATCGAAACTCTGGGCGACTTTGCCCCCGAACAATTGAACAAGGAGATTTATCTGTTAGTTATTGAACATTTTGATGAGCTGAGTCAACCTATAAATGACTTATGA
- a CDS encoding 4Fe-4S binding protein, whose protein sequence is MAHSISEACIGCGACKTKCPVNAIDGEKKEIHRINQIRCVDCGVCGKVCPKNAVSDQNNQILKKVAKQDWKKPLIQKNSCSACSMCVDICSFDCLAISKPQFTGDIDVFACLEDEKKCVGCGMCEDICPLQAITMTGGASV, encoded by the coding sequence ATGGCTCATAGTATCAGTGAAGCATGCATCGGCTGCGGAGCATGTAAAACAAAATGCCCGGTTAATGCGATTGATGGCGAGAAAAAAGAAATACATCGCATTAATCAGATCAGATGTGTCGATTGCGGGGTATGCGGCAAGGTTTGTCCAAAGAACGCAGTTTCAGATCAAAATAATCAGATTTTGAAAAAGGTGGCAAAACAAGACTGGAAAAAACCGTTAATTCAGAAAAATTCATGCAGTGCCTGTTCGATGTGCGTGGATATTTGTTCGTTTGATTGTCTGGCAATATCAAAGCCTCAATTTACAGGAGATATTGATGTATTCGCCTGTCTGGAAGATGAGAAAAAATGTGTGGGATGTGGAATGTGCGAGGATATTTGTCCACTGCAGGCCATTACCATGACAGGAGGAGCAAGTGTATGA
- a CDS encoding TetR/AcrR family transcriptional regulator has product MPPKPKTPEEIEIEKKKILKVALNIISEQGYNNLTMRLVASRCGISATKIYYYFTNKEEIYFNIVEYGFALLHQEIKDAYCEGSNPLDRFKKVCRAFIHFATENANYYEIMLSARTPRRLDYVGSELEEIAEREKEVGIHFYEFWSKCVSELADYQGVEANEYDIVSFFALLHGIINLEHSNNLREIDIAFETLSELVIDKMAVFLKADLSVVK; this is encoded by the coding sequence ATGCCGCCAAAACCGAAAACCCCAGAAGAGATTGAAATCGAAAAGAAAAAAATATTAAAAGTAGCCCTTAATATAATTTCGGAACAAGGTTACAATAATCTCACGATGCGATTGGTTGCGTCCCGTTGTGGCATTTCTGCGACTAAGATTTATTATTATTTTACCAATAAAGAAGAAATTTACTTTAATATAGTTGAATATGGATTTGCTTTACTTCATCAGGAGATTAAAGATGCCTATTGTGAAGGTAGCAATCCGCTGGATCGGTTTAAAAAAGTATGTCGTGCTTTTATTCATTTCGCTACTGAAAATGCCAATTATTATGAAATTATGCTAAGTGCAAGAACGCCGCGTAGGCTGGATTATGTTGGAAGCGAACTTGAAGAAATCGCTGAACGTGAGAAAGAGGTAGGGATTCACTTTTACGAGTTCTGGAGCAAGTGCGTCAGTGAACTTGCCGATTATCAGGGGGTTGAAGCAAATGAGTACGATATTGTGTCCTTTTTTGCCCTGCTCCACGGGATAATTAATCTGGAACATAGTAATAATCTGCGCGAAATTGATATCGCATTTGAAACCCTTAGTGAACTGGTAATCGACAAAATGGCTGTTTTCTTAAAAGCTGATTTGTCGGTGGTAAAATAA